In the Acidobacteriota bacterium genome, CATTCGCTCTGAAAACAGCTTCTCCCAGCCGTAGCCGTCCTCGGGCATCGCGGGATAGGCGTCCTCTTCCTTGAGAGGGATCACTTGGGCGTCGTGCTGTTTGTCGGCGTTGTAGACGCACGCCGACGAGGCGTAAAAGAACCGCGTCACGCCGGCACCCATGCTGGCCTCGAGCATGTGGGTATTGATCAGCACCGAGAGCATACACAGGGCCTTGTTGTGCTCGATGAAGCCCATGCCGCCCATGTCGGCCGCCAGTTGATAGACGGTCTTTGCATCGGCACACGCGGCCTCGCAACCCGCCTTCAACCGGAGGTCGGCCACAACGTTGTCGGCCTGCGGAAAGACCTGCCACCAGTCCGCCAGGGGCTTGATGTCCACGGCGCGCACCGAGTGGCCCTTTCGCAGCAGGTCGCCAACCAGATGGCCTCCGATGAACCCGCCGCCGCCAGCCACTACGATGATTTCGTCCTGCATGCGCTACTCAGAATACGATAAACGTCCCGTCCCCGGACGGTGAACCATGCCCGCCAAAGTATTCGCCATCGGTTTGCACCGGACAGGTACGACATCGCTTGCGCGGGCACTGTCGATTCTCGGATTAAGAACCAGGGATTTCCCCTGGCGCCTCTTCGACAATGTTGAAGACCCCATCCTCAATGGATTCGACGCGTTTACCGACAACCCCATGCCGCTGGTGTATCCATACCTTGACGGCATGTTCCCCGGCAGCAAGTTCATCCTGACCACTCGGCAGGAAGAGGAATGGCTCAGGAGTGTCGAGTGGCTGTTCCGCAAGGGCAGAATTCGTTTTGACCTGGAGCGAAACGGGTTGGCCGATAGCATCCACTTCGCGCTGTATGGCGCCACGGCGTTCGATCGGCGGCGATGCGCGCAGACCTATAGGGCCTATCACGCTGACGTGGCCGAATACTTCCGCGACAGGCCTCAGGACCTTCTGCGCATTGACCTGTCACTGGGCAATCCGTGGGAGGCCCTGGCGGCGTTTCTGGACGTCGAGATCCCCGCCGCGCCATTTCCCGAGTCGAACAGTCGCCATCAGGAGATTCAGCTGGCGCACTACATCCAGCACTACCGTTCCCTGCTACGGCGACCGCGAAACAGGCTGACGACCTCCATCGCCGATCAGCGGCTCAGGCCGCTGGATTCGAGGGTGCCGCTCAGGCCGTGGATGCATCTCGCAAGGCCGCAGGGCTGAGGAGGGCGGCCGCGTGCGCCACCACGGCCGTAGCGGAAATGCCACGGATGCAATGCGCCACCTCGGCCCGACAGGCCGTGCGGCAAGGTGCCAGGGGAGCCGCCGGCTGGAGGACGACGTGGCGCGTTCCCCATGGGCCAAACCTGAGCGGGGAATTGTTGTGGTCTGGCTCGCCTCCCTGCGGGTGGCAGGAGATCTCCACGACCGGGATACGACTTGCCGCCGCCAGATGCATGGGCCCTGAGTCGTTGCCGACAAACAGCGAGCATGACTTCAGGAGGGCGGCGGTCTGGCGGAGAGTGGCCTGCCCGGCCGCATTGATGACGGACGGACCAAGGGTGTCCCGAAGATGTTCACCGAGCAACCGGTCGCCTTCACCGCCCACCACCACCACATGGCCCCCGTGTGTTCTGAGGCTCCACGCGGCTACTTCTGCAAAACCGGACGTGGGCCAGCGTCTCCGGGCATTCGCGGCTCCCGGCGCGAGACCAAGGAGAAAACCACCCGGTTGAACACCGTGTGAGGCCAGCAGGTCTTGGGCAACGTGCTCATCAGTCGCTCCGAGCCAGAGTTCCAGCTGCTCCGTGTGGACGCCGGCATTCATGAATCGGATCAGGTCGAGGTTTCTCAGGACTTCGTGTTGCTCGGGACCCGCATCGCAGACGTGTGTGAGCAGGGATCGCTCCCGGTATCCCACTCGGTGACGAGCGCCACTCACAAATGCCAGCACGGAGGCGAAACGCGGATCGTCATCCCAGCGTGGAACGATCGCCAGGTCGAAGGGCCCGCTCTGCAGGTGCGCACGGACGAAGCGCCGCGCGCGTGCGGCAGCGGTGAAGGCGGACCTCGATGTCGTATCGAACGTCAGCACGCTGTCGACGTAGGGGCACAGTTCGACCAGATTGTGAATGCTGGGACGGACGACCAGCGTGATGCGTGCATCCGGAAGGGCCGCCCGGAGTTCCCGCAGGAACGGCGAGGTCAGCACCATGTCGCCGACCTCGTCGAGCCTGATGACCAGAACCCGCCGAACGTCCGCCAGTGCGATGGGCTTTGTGATCGCCTTTTCGCGACCCCGGGAGAGGCGATTCCCCAACTGCAATGCTGCGCAACCCAGGCGCGAGTCAATCGATCGGAGTACCCGCCGAAGCCCGTTCATTGGCTCATTGCCTCATTGGCCCATTGGCCCATTGGCTCATTGCTGAGCCCCCATATCCACAAACGGCTTGCCTGTGACGAACGCTTCGCAGATGTTATCGATGGCCTGGTCGCCCCCTGGTGCCAGCTCATCGAAGGTGTTGAGCGCAAATCGCTTGTCGGGCGGGTGCAGCAGCGGCAGGCGGACCTCGTACCTGAAGAACCACAAGTAGGCGAATCGCCGTGCCAATTCAATGTCGTCCTCAGGCATCGGTGTAACTGGGCCGAGGGCGTCCAGCAACCTGCGCATGTGGTCTGCCGAGTCAAGGTCCAGCGTGAACCCTTTGCCACGGTAGGTGACCGCGCCGGCAAGCCAGGGCCGAATACCCCGCAGCGCCAGTTCCAACCCGAACCGCGACGCGTACACGATATTCACCTGCGCCATCGTCGCCAGCGTGTACGAGCTGATGGGATTGTCGCCTTCGATGATTCGGATATTGGCCGGCAGCGGCGTGAAGCGATCACGAACCTCGCGTCCGACCGGCGTTCGCGACTGCAGATCCGGAGGCACCATCTTCTCGGCGGGATGCGCGCGCACCACCAGATCGATCTCGGGGTGACGCTGGGCGTACGCCACCAGCGTGAAGAGCCAATCGAACATGCTCTGGAAGCCGACGTCCCGATCGATGACCGCAATGTCCCAGGAGGTGTTGGTGTAGGCCACGACCAGCGACGCGTCTGGGCGCAATCCCAGTTCGGTGCGAATCGGGTTCTCCCCGCTGATGGGATTGGTGTTGTACGGAAACGGTGTGTTCCTGCTGCGCGCCCACAGGTCCAGATGTTCATCGAGTCTCGCGGCTTCGGCCGACGTCAGGGGGCTCTGTCTCGCGTCCACCCAAAGGTCGTCGAGGGGAATCTCCGTCGCGGGCCGATCATGGCTGAACATCATGCCGTCACGAAACGTGGCGGTGCCATCCCACGTCACGACACGAATGCCGCGTCGGCGCGCGACATCGTAGACGCACGCGGTGTTGAGCGTGCGGCCGCTGCACACACCAAGGATGTCGGGCACGATCGCGGCCAGCCACCGCTCAGCCGCCCAGGTATAAAGGGTGCCACTCACCAGCCATCGACGGTAGGCCGGGTCGCCACTGGGATCAAAGACGAAGCCACGGTGGTATCGCTGCAATTCGCGTCGCGCAAACGCGCCCACCGGCACCTGGTTCACCACCAACCCGGTCAGCGCCTCGTTGGGCATCTCACGCACGAGCGTTTCAGCGCGCTCCAAATCCTGCGGGGTGAGGTACTGGCTGAGCCGCGCGTAGTGAAACCCGAACGCCTCTTCGCGACTGGAGAACGATCCGATGCAGACCGGGCATGGCGGCCGGCTGCTGGGACCCAGGTTCAATTCGCAGAGCGGCAGCAGGCCGTCGCACAGAATGCCGTGCACCTCATGCCCTCGGAGTTCCAGGGCCTTGGCCAGACCGTATTCGACAGGCGAGAAGTGGTGCAGGCTGAAGATGGCGATGCGCTTGCGGCCGTCCAGTGCGGCATTCTGGCGAATCACGGCCGCGATCCGGTCCTGCTCGCGAACGCGAAGCCGACGCACCGGCTCGGCCCACTCGTAGGTGCCCAGCAGCGCCCGTTTCGCGGCCTTCAGACGTAGCTGCACCCCCGTCGGCAGCTGATACAGGACCGATCGCAGCGCCGACATGCCTCGGCTGACGACGGGGCTACCGTTCATAGTGCAGCTCAGGTAGTGGAACGGGCATCAGGGAGCTTCCTCGCAGCCCCGCGAAGACTAGGCCGTGTGGCACCTGCAAATCGTACCTGATCCACGTGGGCTTGTTGGTTCATGGAGATCC is a window encoding:
- a CDS encoding glycosyltransferase family 9 protein, which codes for MNGLRRVLRSIDSRLGCAALQLGNRLSRGREKAITKPIALADVRRVLVIRLDEVGDMVLTSPFLRELRAALPDARITLVVRPSIHNLVELCPYVDSVLTFDTTSRSAFTAAARARRFVRAHLQSGPFDLAIVPRWDDDPRFASVLAFVSGARHRVGYRERSLLTHVCDAGPEQHEVLRNLDLIRFMNAGVHTEQLELWLGATDEHVAQDLLASHGVQPGGFLLGLAPGAANARRRWPTSGFAEVAAWSLRTHGGHVVVVGGEGDRLLGEHLRDTLGPSVINAAGQATLRQTAALLKSCSLFVGNDSGPMHLAAASRIPVVEISCHPQGGEPDHNNSPLRFGPWGTRHVVLQPAAPLAPCRTACRAEVAHCIRGISATAVVAHAAALLSPAALRDASTA